The following proteins are encoded in a genomic region of Primulina huaijiensis isolate GDHJ02 chromosome 3, ASM1229523v2, whole genome shotgun sequence:
- the LOC140972478 gene encoding uncharacterized protein, producing the protein MVAHTLLGVVRCDPAYEIKYIIENVKDKYGHQISHTKAWRSLKRAMEIAYGTWESSVELLPKDMLALSKYNPGTVVEWKHLRANIEMSKTLNYVFWAFKPCIDGFRHCRKIISVDGTHLYTKYKHKMLIGVTLDANNQVIPLAFGIVDEETTDYWKWFLEHLGRHVVRGENSVCLISDRHKGIVCATGDLPYFQPPYGVHRFCLRHVFKL; encoded by the coding sequence ATGGTGGCACATACGCTATTGGGAGTTGTTCGTTGTGATCCTGCGTATGAGATTAAGTATATAATCGAAAATGTGAAAGATAAATATGGACATCAAATCTCGCACACGAAGGCATGGCGAAGTTTGAAACGTGCTATGGAAATTGCTTATGGTACATGGGAGAGCTCCGTTGAATTACTTCCCAAAGATATGCTTGCTTTGTCCAAATATAATCCGGGAACAGTTGTGGAGTGGAAGCATCTAAGAGCCAACATTGAAATGAGTAAGACACTGAACTATGTTTTCTGGGCATTCAAGCCGTGTATTGATGGGTTTCGGCATTGTCGGAAAATAATAAGTGTTGATGGTACACACTTGTATACCAAATACAAGCACAAAATGTTGATCGGTGTCACTCTGGATGCGAACAATCAGGTTATACCGCTAGCGTTTGGTATTGTGGACGAAGAAACAACAGATTATTGGAAATGGTTCTTGGAGCACCTAGGAAGACATGTTGTTCGTGGTGAAAATAGTGTGTGTCTTATTTCTGATAGGCATAAGGGAATCGTGTGCGCAACTGGAGATCTACCATATTTTCAACCTCCTTATGGTGTGCATCGGTTTTGTTTGAGACATGTGTTCAAACTTTAA